The nucleotide sequence GCTAAGGAATAGGACATGCAGGGAGGCTGGTGTAGTTGTAACCCATTTAACTATACCTtactttcttatttcttttaaatgcCTTTCAGTTCCAGTACCATTTTGATTATGATGGTTTGTTTCTTACATATCTTGTTCCCAATTGTGAACAGCTCATTTCAGTAACACATTTACTCATTTACATTGCAGGTTGGAGCGGACTTGGAGAAATTCAAGGAAGAAAGACACACAGAATGCCGAAACCATTCTGTTACCTGGCAGCCGCAGGTCGTAGTAATTGGCACTTCTGTTCTGGATGTTCAGCAAGTCTTCGTATTTTTGAACAACATTGTATATTCCGTGCCCTCGGTTGTTAAAGGCATAGATGTCTGCTTTAAAACTTTTCAGGTCTTCAATATTGAATATCCATTGGAGTGTAAGTCTCCGTGGACCTTTCTGCAGAGAGGCATTTATAATATTGAAACACAGTATGATTCTGTAACACCACGGGTAAGAGAACTGCTGTCGATCCTGAGACCGGACTCTGACTAAACTTTGGTGGACATGTGCAAGGCTTCTGCTTGGCCATTAAATGGGCTTACTGAGTTGATATTGATTATTTTTTGACAAGTCTGAAAAGAGATCATTGCATGACAATATTTGTAATTAGCCTCCTTATTCATGTATCACTTCCTGTAGTTACTGAAAATGTTGGAAATTGGTGTTTTTGTGGACGGGTTGCATAAGATTAATACTTGCAATaccagggagggggagggggttacatGTCCCTTTtggtaaattttgtaaatttttatgGAATAAAAAAACAGGCAAAGTTAACATGTTACAATGTGACTAAATTTAAGTCTGATGTAATGCATACCGTGAAAGTATGTCACCAACTTTTTGTGGCATGCAGTTTTAGAGTATGAATTTCTGACCCTTGATATCTGTTTATTATAACCATGTTTGTACTCCTTAAgtatcatttgttttattacttgAAGATACTAAACATCCACCTGAGTTATATGATAAGGTTTCAGTGGAGTAAGGGTtaaattctttcattcatttgtcCATCCACTAATTTTGGTTATGTTGTTACTCAAACTGATGAAGTTTTCTGAATATTAAAGCTTGggaatgtttgtttttgaagCTTTTCTTCAAATTGAACAGCTATAGTTTTCCTTATATTTAGCAACATGAATTTTTGGGGAATGTTTTATCTATCCGTCCTTATTGCAACTTTTATGATACTGTTTTTATGATTTCAAGTGTAAACATTCAACTAAGTGTGCTATAAAACTAAAGCCATTTTACCAAGTGGTTTCTCTGATCAGTATTATGAATTCTACCATTAAAATTGTCTTGACAGCAGTTTCCCTTTTCTGATAGGCTATTGTGCTCATTATAAAACTATGCACAATATTGCTGTTTACTTTCTTCAGAAAGGTTGGAATGGCAAATGTTTTAACAATGCAGATTCCGTCCATAGTGCTTGCCTGCCCTTTATTTAATAAAAGCTCCATTTcctgttattttttctttatttgcacACGCACAGTCGGcacagaaaattgtaaaatcttaTATGCATTGTTGCATCGATAttgtttctttgcaaatgaactaaccttgactgtatacCTCATATCATCCTTGCCATATCATTTTATGTAAATTGCATGCTGTTGTAGAGTTCCAAGAGCAATACATGATTGTGTTAAAGCTATAATAccataaaaaaatgttgttcGATTCATTTTTGGCCTACGCTGGAGAGCTGCAGTGCTGGACGCTGGAACAGATGAGGGAGAGCTGACTGAAGTCAACAACCAATAACCAATTAATTGGTTAAGGAACAGGATTGGTTATGTCAACCACATAAATTGGTTGCATAATTGGTGGACTTAACCAATTTTATTGGTTAATGTAAccaattttcattgtttaatgACTTAACCAATTGATGTTGGTTATGGTAGCCAATTTATTGGTGGGACTCACAACAAGTGATCAAATTGGttgaaattaaccatttttttgGTTGCATTCAACCAATTTGTTTTTGCAGTGTACATGAACATGGCAAAACAAACTCTAAAGTGTCAGCGGGCAGccatttcattcatcttttttcTTGGTTGCTCGTTTATATGGTTGCAaaccaaaaatacaaaaagcACATATGCTTTCGATGACATTTACAACGTTGATGCTGTGAAAGTTCCATTTTAGATTTTCACAGTTTATTAATTGGTATGAAGTGATCACACAATTAACAACAAAACCTTTAATGTCGATTATTAGAACCCTGAAGCAGAGTAAGAGATCTATCCAAGTATCAAAGTATCCATTCTTGACATAACGTGTTCAGTAATAAGTCACATGCATAAATtaacatacataaacatatcATTAAACATACGTTTATTATTTTCCTGGAAACGAAAGCTTCGTCTGAGTAATTTCGAAGCAATGTGTTACAAATATCTAAATAGAATATTATAATGAGGAATATGCCAACCTTGTGTATGGAAAGGTTATAGTTTGGGGAAAGAAGAGATACTCCGCAGAGAGAATAAAGCATTAATTTGCGCACGTTACTTATGTTGTGAAATGATTTCAGTGTTGAAAGCATACACGAATGTTTGTGAAGTTAACTCTTTCGGATCGGTTAATATACCACCTTCTGTCTTTAATTCCGCTAACGACGAAATACGAACAAGTTTAAAAGGATTCCGaattgtttcatgtttcaaTTACGTACATGAGACACATTCTTGACAccatattgaaagaaaattttgaataGAACCATATTGCATCAAGCGCGAATTGTGACTACCGTAATTGTATGATAGCATTAACCATGTCCCGCATTTTTGAAGAACGTACTGCAAATCCTCCATTAAAACACTGGCCATTTAAATAAGCAGAAATAttagagagaaaaagaaaacaccAAGAAACGTACTTACCGTAGAAATAAGACTAATCAACCGGCATTGTCATATGTAGAAGAAACCCTGTAAAACGTATAGAATTCCAAGTTTATATGACAAAGAGTCTGCAATATTGATATACAATGGCGCAGATGTGCTGTGAGTAGGCCCATTTCAATGTCTACATACATTATGGAAGATATCAAAGTTCATATTTACTCTGCACTTGAAGGTATAATATCCACTGATATATCGAATACGTTATCACCTGTGTTAGCGCATCGTTATGCTAACGTACATAAAATGCTATTCTGCTTTTGTATTAGAGCACCGAATTGTGTGGTACTGAATGTGATTGTCCGTCTTTGCATGTGTCTTTACTTTTATGGTGATACGTTTCACTCCAATAAAggtacaaacaaaaatgtttgtaaaaataaatattttccatCATTAG is from Apostichopus japonicus isolate 1M-3 chromosome 16, ASM3797524v1, whole genome shotgun sequence and encodes:
- the LOC139982826 gene encoding uncharacterized protein, with product MDKEPELPQDTYGAASLYLMPSLFTPGSVAIKKGSQKRWKPTISESMRAFIAVLPVGADLEKFKEERHTECRNHSVTWQPQVVVIGTSVLDVQQVFVFLNNIVYSVPSVVKGIDVCFKTFQVFNIEYPLECKSPWTFLQRGIYNIETQYDSVTPRVRELLSILRPDSD